In Passer domesticus isolate bPasDom1 chromosome 7, bPasDom1.hap1, whole genome shotgun sequence, one genomic interval encodes:
- the SPRY3 gene encoding protein sprouty homolog 3, translating to MQLSSSVAELSCDETMDPPAEDFQQVLSIDQIRSIRASNNYVERPAACFQQARSNPSLSQPPHKQEWSQDRLASSTFQDLHRSHSQQHQMPPLQPHLSHSSTASSVSQSTTASEQRLLSSLTPSHSGHSLVRTQPRGGELKAEESPRKGAEPPPAHGHLLLCEACGRCRCPRCTAARSLPSCWLCNQRCLCSAESLLDYGTCLCCVKGLFYHCSTDDEDTCADDPCSCGPGSCCARWAAMSVLSLLLPCLCCYFPTLGCLKLCQRGYDGLKRPGCRCQSHTNTVCRKISSASGTPFPKTLDKPV from the coding sequence ATGCAGCTCTCTTCCAGCGTGGCTGAACTCAGCTGTGACGAGACCATGGACCCACCCGCCGAGGATTTCCAGCAGGTCCTGTCCATCGACCAAATCCGCTCCATCCGTGCCAGCAACAACTACGTGGAGAGACCGGCGGCGTGCTTCCAGCAAGCCCGCTCCAACCCCTCGCTGTCGCAGCCCCCGCACAAGCAGGAGTGGTCCCAGGACCGCCTGGCGTCTTCCACCTTCCAGGACCTGCAccgcagccacagccagcagcaccagatGCCGCCTCTGCAGCCGCACCTGAGCCACTCGAGCACGGCCAGCTCGGTGTCGCAGAGCACCACGGCCTCCGAGCAGCGCCTGCTGAGCAGCTTGACGCCGTCGCACTCCGGGCACTCGCTGGTGCGGACGCAGCCCCGCGGGGGTGAGCTGAAGGCGGAGGAGTCGCCGCGGAAgggcgcggagccgccgccggcGCACGGGCACCTGCTGCTGTGCGAGGCGTGCGggcgctgccgctgcccgcGCTGCACGGCCGCCCGCAGCCTGCCCTCCTGCTGGCTCTGCAACCAGCGCTGCCTCTGCTCCGCCGAGAGCCTCCTCGACTACGGGACCTGCCTCTGCTGCGTCAAGGGGCTCTTCTACCACTGCTCCACCGACGACGAGGACACCTGCGCCGACGACCCCTGCTCCTGCGGGCCGGGCTCCTGCTGCGCCCGCTGGGCTGCCATGAGCGTCCTGTCTCTCCTCTtgccctgcctctgctgctaCTTTCCCACCCTGGGGTGCCTCAAACTTTGCCAGCGGGGTTATGACGGCCTGAAACGCCCCGGCTGCCGCTGCCAGAGCCACACCAACACGGTCTGCAGAAAGATCTCCTCGGCCAGCGGCACGCCCTTCCCCAAAACGCTGGACAAGCCGGTATGA